TAAATTGGCTTTTCAATACGATACTAAATAGAGTATTAGCTCTTCTATTCCTAGGTACGCACTTTCCTAATGATCAATGAACCCTTTATGAAATAAACTTCAATGAACCCTATAATTAAGTCTACCAGGCATGTTGTCATTAATTTTCAAACTTATTCAGTTCCTGACATAGATTATACATCAGGGGAAAAGCAATATTGCCATTAGTAGCAATGTCAATTATAGAAAAGCTCTCATATGGCCACATTATTAGGAAATCATTATTATCATCACTTATTTCGAATTTGCCTAATTGAGATAATTCTAAAAGGTATGATTTTACATTATCCGGCAGACAATCTTCAAACACCTCCTGTTCATTAATTGTCATTTGCAAATAGATTCCTTCCAAGTTGATGCCAATTATAACCGTATTTTATCCGGTATAAAGCTCCTTAATAGGGTATTACACCAATTAGCGGGCTAGTCTCTCTAAACTGATAGATATGCTGGTGCTGGTTGATAAGGTGCCCTGAGGATTAAGTTTGATGCTTATAAAAAGACGAATAATGCAAAAGTAAAACGTTATAGGCTTATTTATGCTCTGGGGCATAATGTTGTTCCCTCCAAAGAAAAGTGAATGGCTTCGGTTAGTGGCGTGCTATCATTTTTTTATGGACCGAAAGCCAATGTCTATTGTTTTGTTTAAATTCTCTAAATTAATATCTGGATAACTGCTTTTTTTATATTTAACATTCCCATTAGTGTCAATTAGGTAAATTTCGGGATAACTAATGACCTGATAAAGTAAATTGATACTATTATTGTTAACAATATGAGTCCAGTCCAATTGTTGCTCTTTAATTAATTGCCGGACTTTCTCAGGCGGCGATTGAGTGGCAATGGCAATTATTTCTAATTGATCTATCGGATACTTTTTTCTTATTGCTCTCAATAAAGGAATCTCATCTATACACGGTTTACACCAGGTGCCCCAAAATACAAGCAATACCTGCTTTTTTTTATAAATTTCATTCAATATGATCTTGTTACTATCAATGTCTGTGGCTGTAAATGATAAGGCTTTTTTCTTATCTTCCAAAATAGCTCTGTTTAATAAATAGTTCTTAACACTGGCCCCCTCTTCACTATTCTTAAATCTGGCTGGAAAAATTGTTGCAAATTGTTGTAAAAGAAGATCCGGAGATAAGGTACTAATAGAAAACTTTTCAAACAGTGAAAAAGAATAATAAGAATATGAGTGTTTCCTTATGTATTCCAATCGTTTGTTTTCAATTGCTATTTTGGCTTCTTCAAGCCTTTCAAAAGCAAGGCTATCATGTGGAGCCCATCCAGGTGTAATGGAATCATACATTTGATTATATCGTTCTTGAGGTTCCTTGATATAGGCTGTCATAGCTGAAATCTCCTGTTTACAATCATGTGCGTTTATTATTTTAGCATTGTTAAACGGATCATCTTCATTAATAGGTGACATGAGCGTTATTGAAGCCGGTTTCTCAGTAGTAACTATTGACATAAAGGGCCTTCTTTTACCAAAATTATAATCTATGAAAATCTTCGCATATACAGTATTATAGCTATGAGAAATAGTTGCCGTGTTATTAGTATAAGTAGCAGAAACAGGAATATATGACCTTTGTATGCAATCATAATAATAAAAATTCATCTTTTTGACATGTGCACTATCCGGAAGTACAAAGGTTACATTGAACTTTTTCTGACCCAATATTAAAACTGGGCTAACAAGTGTGATCAGTATGCAAAGGATATATTTCATAAAAACAATAATATTGTAGCATCAAAACTCACGTGTATGCTTATTCTTTAATAACTTCCATTAGCCGGTTAACAATAGTAACGTCTTCTGTAATGTCAAACTTTCTTGCCCACAATTTATTTGATTCAATCAAACTTTCAAAACCACATAAAATACAAAACCCGCTCTACGAGCGGGTTTTGTATTTTATGTGCCCAGTAGTGGAATGCTATCCGTTTGGTTATTAATATCTTACAGTCGCGGGGTGTCAAGTTATTGACACTGTTTTTTAGGCGTTGGAAAAGTGTGCCTATTCGTCACTCTTTTTAACCCTTCTTCACCTGTCAGAACAAATATACTAATTTATACAACAATTTTTGCGATTGTTCGCTGTTCAGATAGTGAGATGGTTGATAAATAATAATAAATCCTCCCTACTCTAATGATGTAGGTTAAGAATAATCTCTTCAAGATTATTCTTAACCTACTTTTTCATAAGGATAGGCACCTTTTATATTTCTTGCAAGATATGATCCGATAGATGGGGCATCTCTTAGGGCTTCAAATTCCATCAATCCTACACCAGAATAATCATAGATTGATCCATTCAAAAACCAGACTCTTAAAGTTTGACTATCTTCATGATAACCAATGGCTTCAATATTTGAGGACGATACATGAATTTTTTCAATTTCCATTTTATTTATTTTTATGTTAATGTAATTTTCTGTTTCTCCATCTTAGAATTAATTCTTCGTATTCTTTTGAGTCAGGCTTCTCCAAAATCCATCTTTCAGATACCAGTGGATCACTGCTTTTGGGAGCATATGCTATTTTATCAAACTTTACTCGTGACGGAATCTTAACAGCTTCGCCCATAATTAGCCCTTCACCGGTTCTTAGACTAGGAAGAAGAGAGACCAAATCATTTAAGTCATCTGGCATAACACTTCCGACATGAGCTCTATCTTTAGAATTTGTCATTCTTAACGCCACTAATGTTCCTAATTGACTTAAAACAGTTTCATCTAGTTCTGAAGGCCTTTGTGTAATCAATAATAAACCTACTCCATATTTTCTTCCCTCTTTAGCAATAGTTTGTACTGTTCGCGAGGAAATCGAATCCTCTCCCGCTTTTAAGTAACTATGTGCTTCTTCTAATGCTATAAGAATAGGTTGTTTTCTACCACCAACATTTAACTCCTGGCCCCAAAAAAGAGAATCATATATAATTTTAATGATCGTTCCTGAAATCGAAGACATTATTTCGGAAGGAATACCGGATAGGTCTAGTATAGTGATTTGTTTGTCATGATTTAGCCAATCTGCTAAAAGCATATCCAAGTCTCTTTTTGATTTGCCATTAAGAGACGGCAAATAATCACCTGGGTTAAATAGAAATTTATACCTATCGTCAGTGATCCTATTTCTCATCCCATTTAAGAATGTAAGTATTCCCAAAGCTCCTTTATTCAAATTTGGATTCCCTCCACCGGGAGCAGGTGATTGATGTTTACTTGAGATCAGCTTATCAGGATCTCCTTGTTCTAAACGTTCGACAAGTTGTAGTTCCCAATTTCCAGAGACTTGAACCTTGTTATAAACCTGTTTTTCAAAGTCATCCAACTCATACCACAGGTTATTTATGCTAAAAGGTATAGGACTATCCGCATTAATCGAATGTTCTTTTGGTTTTTTAGTTAATAGCTTCGACGCTGTTATTTTCCTTTCCTGTATTTCTGAACGAATAATATCCAATGCGTTCTCCTTTAACATTCCGGGAAATATTGAGAATAATTCGTTAAACGGTAGCGCCCAGAACGGAATATAAAGTTCTGCCTCCAATTTGCATTTATCAGCGTTTATTTTAAATACTTTACTATATCTTTTTAAAGTTTCATTATATTCTCCGTGAGGATCTATTAAAAGAATTCTTGAAGATTTATAACGACTATTGGAAGCAATTGCTTCCAAAATAACAGATACTGTATTAGACTTCCCACTTCCTGTGCTGCCAACAATAGCTGCATGCCTGGATAAAAATTTATTCAGATCAATGTGTGCTGGCAAACTTTCCGAGGCACTGATATGGCCTATTGTTAAGGAACTATCTTCGTTGATTTCACTGTATATAATTCTTAGATCATCAATGGTAACTAAATGCACTTCATCATCGGGCGTAGGATATTGAATTACTCCACGCTCAAATTTGGATCGTACGCGTTCTCCAACCAGTACTACAGTTATCCATCGGGAACTCTGATGGTTGCTTTCTGAATTTGAATTTCCTATTAGCTTCTCAGGTATAGCATCAGCCCCTGCTTGTGTAACAATACCGTATAAATGTGCATATCCTAAAGGTATTCTTACAAAAGAACCAATTTGTCCTATTCTGTATACTATTCCATTGATAATAGGCATTGACGACTTAAAATCGTCTGACAGCTTAACGGATAAGCGACTTCCATTCACACTTTTCACATGACCAATTATTGTATAGAATTTTTCTTCCCTCATGATACCATTTCTTTAGATGGATAAGATAATTTAATAAGGAATTCGACAAAATCCATAAAATTGACCAGTTTAAGCCTTCCGGTAGCTTTCATTTGCTCATCTCCTTTACCTTTATCATTTTCAGGAGTAGGAGCATCACGGTCAAAGAAATGATCTATAAATTCAAAGTCTTCTTTTGCAGGTTCTCTTTTCAATATCCAATCGGCAAATGCGCCTCCAATTAATGCTTTCTTATTCCCACATACCATTATTCTATTTGAGCGTCTCCCAATATTTACCGGAATTGATTTCTCGTTCAAGTTTTCATCAAAAACCAATGCTATAATTGTTGTGGATTTTGACTGTGCTAGGGCATTCATTATTGTGTCATTAATATGCTCATCTCCAAAGGAGTAACCACAAATAAATAAAACTCCGTCATCTTTCTTTAGAAAGGACGACAATCTCTCTATATAGCTGGAATATGGCTGTTTTCTGGAATCATCGTACTTTAGCATTGACGGATATATTACAATGCCATCGTCACTGATTTCCCTACTTCTTATTATCCTTCTTTCTTCAGAGTCATATCCCCAACCTAATGAGCCATGCAATTTCCAAAGCCTTACCCACTGAGGAAGCAAGCGATCGTTTTCAACACTTATCGGATCAAAAAAGGGCTTGTAACCGCCAACAAACCCATCAAAATAGGGTAAATGTTGCGATTCAAATCCTATTTCAAAAAGATAGTCGTAATTAGTAGTGAAAACTTCAACGGCATGCTTTCGGGCAGCGTACCTTATCCATCGTGCAAAATTATGATGTAAGCGGCAAGACGCATTAAGATTTATATCCTCATTATTGTGAACAGCTACTAAACCCTTAATTTCCTTTTGAAAAAGAGTCCTTAATTCCTTTAACTTATCTTTGTTTAAATCACATAAAGTGCCCTTGCCAATAACTCGAAGTTTCTGATCAATGGATGAAATAATATTCTCCAGCATAAATACTGATTTTTTCTTTTCTTCATCTAATTCGGCATCTTCCAATTCCTCTTTTATGATAGATAATGCTTTTTGAAAAGATTCATCAGTTATAGACGAAATAATGTGATCTGTCATCGCCCAAACTCCAGGAATCAAAGGCTTACGCCTGTTTTTTTCATCGAATTGATCTTTGCCATCTTTATTGGTTAGTGGAGCAGCCATTGAGGTACCTGCACCGAATAAAAAACCAATTCGTATTGTATTATTTATAAGTATTTGCTGAATACCTCGGATAAATTCTCGAGGATCGTGACCTTTCTCCATATTAATTTTTTTCTTATCCTGGTTATATAATTGTTTAATTAATCATTCAATTTTATCGAATTTGTAGTATTTAATATGTTTCTTGCAAATTATCATCAATACTCACCCTGTAACATTTCCTTTAGGTTAATTCGCTTTTCAGATAAATTATAATTTTTGAACTTATATCTCATAAATGCAGACATCATATCCTCATGAGTAGACATAATTATTTGATTATTTCCAAATTCATTTCTGAGTAGATCGACAAATCCATATAGATTCAGCTCATCCATAGTCTGTACTGGATCGTCGATGAGAATTATTCTATTTTGGGAATACTTTTTATGTAATGCTAAAGTGAATGAAATGATAAGTGCAGATAATTGACCTGAACTCATTGAAAATACTGCATCGTAAGTTTTATAAGGATTGGACTGAAAACGGATACCTTCCTTTTCCGAAAAAATGAAAAGGCCCAAGCCTCCCTGGAAGGATTGCATGATTCTTCCGGAGTATATGTGAAATACTATTTCTATGTCCTTGATAATCTTTTTCTGAAACTCTTTTAATGATTTTTGATAGATTCCTTTCAATGTGTTCAGTTGATCAGATGCTATTTTAGCATCCTTGTATTTCAAGCTTTTATCCGCTAGTTCTTTGTTCTTGGTATTTAGAAGTTCATTTTGACTTAATAACCACAGATAATGTAAGTGATTTTTCTTCATTTCAATGTTTTCCACACTAATAAAATCGATTGATTCGATTTTATTGTCAAAATACTGAGCAAAATAGTCTTTAAAATAAGGTTCTATCAACAGCTCCTCTATGTCAGTCTTTAATGATAATAGCTCCCTTTTAAACTCGTCTATTAAAAGAACTGCGTTAGAGTTTTGATTCTCGCTGAGATATTTTGAATAGTCAAATTGAAGAAAGTCAAAAGTCTTTAATATGTTATTTAAACTGTTGTTTTCGGTATTAAGCAATTCTTCAACAAATGGAATATCGTAGGTATTTGTAGAAAGTTCCTGCTCTATAATTTCGACGAGTTCTTGAACAATGCCCGACTTGAATGATAAAAAACTTTCATTAAATCGGTTACTCTTCTCTGAATTAATCTCCTTAATCTGGATGGACTTTAGTTCGATTTGGTTTAAAAGGTTTTCTATAGATCCCCAGTCGTATCCGCACAACATGCATTCACCATTTGAATTTCCGATATTTTTAAGTGCGTCAAGTTTATCCTTTAATTGATTCCTAGAAGCAGAAATGTCCGAATATATCTTATCAAGTCCTGATAATTCATTAATACTCTCCCGTAATTCATCTTTTGATTTAACGAAACGCTCCCTGATTTCTTGCGAAATAAAGGAGTGAATATTAATATCAATGGTTCCTTCAAGATTAGTATTACTCAGCTTATTCAACTGCTCGATTAAGGTTTGTAAGCTTATGTTTTTGGTTTTTAAAGCGCGAAATTCATCTTTCCTATCAAGAAACTTTTTAAATCTGAATAAGGACTTTACTTGTTCTTCGTGTTCTAGTAAATAATTAACGCCATTATTGATTTGATACCGCCTGAAAATCTCTTTTCTAGAAATGAAAACTTTCAGCCTCTCTAATATCCCATCAGTTTCCGCTATACTTTGGTAGTTAATCTTTGTTATATCCAGATTATCTCTGTCCCAATCTATATCTCGGTTAATAAATAACTTTATATATTGACTAGTGGAGTTTCCCAAGGTGAGATTTTCCGTTATCTTTCCTACTTCTAGTTGTAATTCGTCAATTTCAGCTTTCTTTGTTTGATGACAGATAGCATCTATTCTTTTTTTTAAATCCTCTATTCTTTTTATTTTAGCTTCGAACTCTTTTAAATCAAAAAGATGACCAATGTAGTTCTTTCTTGTCTTGTCGGAATGCTTCAGTAAAAAAAGGCATTCTTCTTGTTCTATATAGTTTAAAAATTGAAAGTTGGAATCGTAGTTTTTCCCAAATAAATTGGTCAAATATGTAACCTCATCTTCAATTAATAATCTATCTTGTGATTCGAAACTATTTTTCGTATGGAGCTTATATATTGAAAAATCAAGGCTCCCATCAATATCATTTGATTCAGCACTTCTTTCCAAAATATAAGTCTGATCATTTTTAGTCAGTTGAACGGTTATTGTAATATTCTCGCCGATTGCATTTTCATTGTAAAATGGATTTTCAGAAAACGTTTGCCTTCCATCAATCAGATCCTTTTTCAGAGCACTGTATCGCCTTATTCTC
This Chitinophaga sancti DNA region includes the following protein-coding sequences:
- a CDS encoding SIR2 family protein, giving the protein MEKGHDPREFIRGIQQILINNTIRIGFLFGAGTSMAAPLTNKDGKDQFDEKNRRKPLIPGVWAMTDHIISSITDESFQKALSIIKEELEDAELDEEKKKSVFMLENIISSIDQKLRVIGKGTLCDLNKDKLKELRTLFQKEIKGLVAVHNNEDINLNASCRLHHNFARWIRYAARKHAVEVFTTNYDYLFEIGFESQHLPYFDGFVGGYKPFFDPISVENDRLLPQWVRLWKLHGSLGWGYDSEERRIIRSREISDDGIVIYPSMLKYDDSRKQPYSSYIERLSSFLKKDDGVLFICGYSFGDEHINDTIMNALAQSKSTTIIALVFDENLNEKSIPVNIGRRSNRIMVCGNKKALIGGAFADWILKREPAKEDFEFIDHFFDRDAPTPENDKGKGDEQMKATGRLKLVNFMDFVEFLIKLSYPSKEMVS
- a CDS encoding ATP-binding protein, translating into MREEKFYTIIGHVKSVNGSRLSVKLSDDFKSSMPIINGIVYRIGQIGSFVRIPLGYAHLYGIVTQAGADAIPEKLIGNSNSESNHQSSRWITVVLVGERVRSKFERGVIQYPTPDDEVHLVTIDDLRIIYSEINEDSSLTIGHISASESLPAHIDLNKFLSRHAAIVGSTGSGKSNTVSVILEAIASNSRYKSSRILLIDPHGEYNETLKRYSKVFKINADKCKLEAELYIPFWALPFNELFSIFPGMLKENALDIIRSEIQERKITASKLLTKKPKEHSINADSPIPFSINNLWYELDDFEKQVYNKVQVSGNWELQLVERLEQGDPDKLISSKHQSPAPGGGNPNLNKGALGILTFLNGMRNRITDDRYKFLFNPGDYLPSLNGKSKRDLDMLLADWLNHDKQITILDLSGIPSEIMSSISGTIIKIIYDSLFWGQELNVGGRKQPILIALEEAHSYLKAGEDSISSRTVQTIAKEGRKYGVGLLLITQRPSELDETVLSQLGTLVALRMTNSKDRAHVGSVMPDDLNDLVSLLPSLRTGEGLIMGEAVKIPSRVKFDKIAYAPKSSDPLVSERWILEKPDSKEYEELILRWRNRKLH
- a CDS encoding TlpA disulfide reductase family protein produces the protein MKYILCILITLVSPVLILGQKKFNVTFVLPDSAHVKKMNFYYYDCIQRSYIPVSATYTNNTATISHSYNTVYAKIFIDYNFGKRRPFMSIVTTEKPASITLMSPINEDDPFNNAKIINAHDCKQEISAMTAYIKEPQERYNQMYDSITPGWAPHDSLAFERLEEAKIAIENKRLEYIRKHSYSYYSFSLFEKFSISTLSPDLLLQQFATIFPARFKNSEEGASVKNYLLNRAILEDKKKALSFTATDIDSNKIILNEIYKKKQVLLVFWGTWCKPCIDEIPLLRAIRKKYPIDQLEIIAIATQSPPEKVRQLIKEQQLDWTHIVNNNSINLLYQVISYPEIYLIDTNGNVKYKKSSYPDINLENLNKTIDIGFRSIKK
- a CDS encoding AAA family ATPase, giving the protein MKIDKIKISNFKIFREFEIDFSSSDTIVFDGPNGFGKTTIYDAIELVFTGRIRRYSALKKDLIDGRQTFSENPFYNENAIGENITITVQLTKNDQTYILERSAESNDIDGSLDFSIYKLHTKNSFESQDRLLIEDEVTYLTNLFGKNYDSNFQFLNYIEQEECLFLLKHSDKTRKNYIGHLFDLKEFEAKIKRIEDLKKRIDAICHQTKKAEIDELQLEVGKITENLTLGNSTSQYIKLFINRDIDWDRDNLDITKINYQSIAETDGILERLKVFISRKEIFRRYQINNGVNYLLEHEEQVKSLFRFKKFLDRKDEFRALKTKNISLQTLIEQLNKLSNTNLEGTIDINIHSFISQEIRERFVKSKDELRESINELSGLDKIYSDISASRNQLKDKLDALKNIGNSNGECMLCGYDWGSIENLLNQIELKSIQIKEINSEKSNRFNESFLSFKSGIVQELVEIIEQELSTNTYDIPFVEELLNTENNSLNNILKTFDFLQFDYSKYLSENQNSNAVLLIDEFKRELLSLKTDIEELLIEPYFKDYFAQYFDNKIESIDFISVENIEMKKNHLHYLWLLSQNELLNTKNKELADKSLKYKDAKIASDQLNTLKGIYQKSLKEFQKKIIKDIEIVFHIYSGRIMQSFQGGLGLFIFSEKEGIRFQSNPYKTYDAVFSMSSGQLSALIISFTLALHKKYSQNRIILIDDPVQTMDELNLYGFVDLLRNEFGNNQIIMSTHEDMMSAFMRYKFKNYNLSEKRINLKEMLQGEY
- a CDS encoding KTSC domain-containing protein, with amino-acid sequence MEIEKIHVSSSNIEAIGYHEDSQTLRVWFLNGSIYDYSGVGLMEFEALRDAPSIGSYLARNIKGAYPYEKVG